The following proteins are co-located in the Nocardia bhagyanarayanae genome:
- a CDS encoding nitroreductase family protein, with the protein MNAQALSVPDAIRIRRTVRHYRPTPIATELLDELLDLAVQAPSAWNMQDRSIVVVTSDAGRKALSEAAFGQPQPLEAPVMLVFVADPAAWRAGNGDIAELAGRNGAWNAEFLASFESRAEFHALEQRGLLRENAVKNAMIAATYVMLAAASLGLASAPMNGWDPELVKEAIGIDDRDDLAIAVMVAVGYPAAAVPHPGRRERDRTVFSERYPA; encoded by the coding sequence ATGAACGCACAGGCACTTTCGGTTCCCGACGCCATCCGAATCCGTCGCACGGTCCGCCACTATCGGCCGACCCCGATCGCCACGGAACTCCTCGACGAACTGCTCGATCTCGCGGTGCAGGCCCCGAGCGCCTGGAACATGCAGGACCGGTCGATCGTGGTGGTGACAAGCGATGCCGGTCGAAAAGCACTGTCCGAGGCGGCTTTCGGGCAGCCACAACCGCTCGAGGCGCCGGTGATGCTGGTCTTCGTCGCCGACCCGGCTGCCTGGCGGGCGGGCAATGGCGACATCGCGGAGTTGGCCGGGCGCAACGGCGCGTGGAACGCCGAATTCCTGGCCTCGTTCGAGTCCCGAGCCGAATTCCACGCACTGGAGCAGCGTGGACTGCTCAGGGAGAACGCCGTGAAGAACGCGATGATCGCCGCGACGTACGTGATGCTCGCGGCGGCCAGCCTCGGGCTGGCCTCGGCGCCGATGAACGGCTGGGATCCCGAGCTGGTCAAGGAGGCCATCGGCATCGATGATCGGGACGATCTGGCCATCGCGGTGATGGTGGCGGTCGGCTACCCCGCGGCGGCGGTGCCGCATCCCGGCCGCCGCGAACGCGACCGGACCGTCTTCAGCGAACGATATCCAGCCTGA
- a CDS encoding DUF3017 domain-containing protein: protein MVVVVLVVVVAVVFVASDRWRRGALFFGGATLLAAAFRLCLPTARVGLLAVRSKPFDVGALSLLGSAIVFLAATINTLGVG, encoded by the coding sequence ATGGTGGTCGTCGTGCTCGTCGTCGTGGTCGCGGTGGTCTTCGTCGCGTCGGATCGGTGGCGGCGCGGTGCGCTGTTCTTCGGTGGGGCGACGTTGTTGGCGGCGGCCTTCCGGCTCTGCCTGCCGACCGCGCGGGTCGGGCTGCTCGCGGTGCGCAGCAAGCCGTTCGACGTGGGCGCGCTGAGTTTGCTCGGCTCCGCCATCGTCTTCCTCGCCGCCACCATCAACACGCTCGGCGTCGGCTGA
- a CDS encoding tRNA (cytidine(34)-2'-O)-methyltransferase, which yields MFRLMFHEPCIPPNTGNAIRLVAGTGCELHLIEPLGFDLSESKLRRAGLDYHDLASVTVHESLSAAWAALRPERVYAFTTKSTTRYTDIAYQPGDVLLFGTEPTGLPDHVLDDPHVTAHLRIPMLPGRRSMNLSNAAAVTVYEAWRQLGFPGGI from the coding sequence GTGTTCCGCCTGATGTTCCACGAGCCGTGCATTCCGCCGAACACCGGAAACGCGATCCGTCTGGTCGCCGGGACCGGCTGTGAGCTGCACCTGATCGAGCCGCTGGGGTTCGACCTCTCGGAGTCCAAGCTGCGCCGGGCCGGGCTGGACTATCACGATCTCGCCTCGGTCACCGTGCACGAGAGCCTGTCCGCCGCCTGGGCGGCGCTGCGACCGGAACGCGTCTACGCCTTCACCACCAAGTCGACGACCCGCTACACCGACATCGCCTACCAACCCGGCGACGTCCTGCTCTTCGGCACCGAACCCACCGGCCTCCCCGACCACGTCCTCGACGACCCCCACGTCACCGCCCACCTGCGCATCCCCATGCTCCCCGGCCGCCGCTCCATGAACCTCTCCAACGCCGCCGCCGTCACCGTCTACGAAGCCTGGCGCCAACTGGGCTTTCCCGGCGGAATCTGA
- a CDS encoding Uma2 family endonuclease, which yields MPEPHGEQPKLPTHLTWEELEKLPAEIAAQIELWNGRVVWLRRGPGEHQTFTRRLTNALESLARKDMSSNTEHCWRANLETNVFFGRTGNSDFVTPGFLVHRCLERPYQDVRAGDVLLVGEVLSPGNTQSDIEAKKARYAGGGIPWYWEVTLARDDSAIDIVQVYGLETGYGQLPDGVRPLRPSNYLLTGEWTRDAPNGIEFDFPFPISIPWTELEF from the coding sequence ATGCCAGAGCCGCACGGCGAGCAGCCGAAGCTTCCCACCCACCTGACATGGGAGGAACTGGAGAAGCTACCCGCCGAGATCGCCGCGCAGATCGAGCTGTGGAACGGGCGGGTGGTCTGGCTGCGCCGTGGCCCCGGCGAACACCAGACGTTCACCCGCCGATTGACGAATGCGCTCGAAAGCCTTGCGCGTAAGGACATGTCGTCCAATACCGAGCACTGCTGGCGCGCGAACCTGGAGACCAACGTCTTCTTCGGCAGGACCGGCAATTCCGACTTCGTGACACCCGGCTTCCTCGTACACCGCTGCCTGGAACGGCCATACCAAGATGTTCGCGCCGGTGATGTCCTGCTGGTCGGTGAAGTGCTCTCCCCGGGCAACACCCAATCCGACATCGAAGCCAAGAAGGCGCGCTACGCCGGCGGTGGCATCCCCTGGTACTGGGAGGTGACGCTCGCCCGCGACGACAGCGCCATAGACATCGTCCAGGTCTACGGACTCGAAACCGGATATGGGCAGCTCCCCGACGGAGTTCGCCCGCTGCGGCCCTCCAACTATCTGCTCACCGGGGAATGGACGCGCGACGCCCCGAACGGTATCGAGTTCGATTTCCCGTTCCCGATCAGCATTCCGTGGACCGAACTCGAGTTCTGA
- a CDS encoding DUF167 domain-containing protein: MPPTVVRAIIKPNSRKGPLVEPLPDGTLQLYVRAPAVEGKANKAAIELLATHYNVPKTAVRLTAGATSRFKRFEIED, encoded by the coding sequence ATGCCGCCGACGGTGGTCAGGGCGATCATCAAACCCAACAGCCGTAAAGGCCCACTGGTCGAACCACTTCCGGACGGCACCCTCCAGCTCTACGTCCGCGCCCCCGCCGTCGAAGGCAAGGCCAACAAGGCCGCGATCGAACTCCTCGCCACCCACTACAACGTCCCCAAAACCGCCGTCCGCCTCACCGCGGGCGCCACCTCCCGCTTCAAGCGTTTCGAGATCGAGGACTGA
- a CDS encoding DUF4349 domain-containing protein, with protein sequence MRKVVVLCVALLGLALLVGCGGEERADSGGSPTITGASAPVSPPGFREQAPMPGDSRGQDTDTVDRKEVVTGSVDITAGDPIAAAAKVADRVREAGGRVDSRTEQPGTDDIDPSASLTVRVPADKTDAFVNGLGGIGTLTRVSTNRDDVTMQWEDLDARIKALQASVDRLRALITGAATTADLIAAEQALASRQGELDSLTAQKRHLDDQVALSTLTIEITTADKGSDEGPSNFWDGIVAGWNSLVDWLKDAIVFTGKAIPWLGFLAIVGALVFAVVRLLRRKRRPTESPSTTAIPAANRTGAPDAADGGQGDHQTQQP encoded by the coding sequence ATGCGGAAGGTTGTTGTGCTGTGCGTCGCTTTGCTCGGCTTGGCGCTGCTCGTCGGCTGCGGCGGCGAGGAGCGGGCCGACTCCGGTGGTTCGCCGACCATCACGGGTGCTTCCGCGCCGGTGTCGCCGCCCGGGTTCCGGGAGCAGGCGCCCATGCCCGGCGACAGTCGCGGGCAGGACACCGACACCGTCGACCGCAAGGAGGTCGTCACCGGCAGCGTCGACATCACCGCGGGTGATCCGATCGCGGCCGCCGCGAAGGTCGCCGACCGGGTGCGCGAGGCGGGCGGCCGGGTGGACAGCCGCACCGAGCAGCCGGGCACCGACGACATAGACCCCAGCGCCTCGTTGACCGTGCGGGTGCCCGCCGACAAGACCGACGCGTTCGTGAACGGACTCGGCGGGATCGGCACCCTCACCAGGGTGAGCACCAACCGCGACGACGTCACCATGCAGTGGGAGGACCTGGACGCCAGGATCAAGGCTTTGCAGGCATCGGTCGATCGGCTGCGCGCGCTGATCACCGGCGCCGCAACCACCGCCGATCTCATCGCCGCCGAGCAGGCGCTGGCCAGCCGCCAAGGGGAACTCGACAGCCTCACCGCCCAGAAGCGCCACCTCGACGATCAGGTCGCGCTGTCCACCCTCACCATCGAGATCACCACCGCCGACAAGGGATCCGACGAGGGACCGAGCAACTTCTGGGACGGCATCGTCGCGGGCTGGAACTCGCTGGTCGACTGGCTGAAGGACGCGATCGTGTTCACCGGCAAAGCGATTCCCTGGCTCGGCTTCCTCGCGATCGTCGGCGCCCTCGTCTTCGCCGTCGTCCGCTTGCTGCGCCGCAAGCGTCGCCCGACCGAAAGCCCTTCCACCACAGCGATTCCCGCAGCTAACCGAACAGGAGCCCCCGATGCCGCCGACGGTGGTCAGGGCGATCATCAAACCCAACAGCCGTAA